The following are encoded together in the Balaenoptera acutorostrata chromosome 9, mBalAcu1.1, whole genome shotgun sequence genome:
- the LOC103011706 gene encoding LOW QUALITY PROTEIN: olfactory receptor 52B6-like (The sequence of the model RefSeq protein was modified relative to this genomic sequence to represent the inferred CDS: substituted 2 bases at 2 genomic stop codons) encodes MAQVRFLQKIMAVLSANNTAAVNNADTCLVGCFLIDIPGLEHLHIWLSILFHTMFVDALAGSGILICVILSQPSLQEPMYIFLSMLVSADILLSTSTMPKALANFRLGSQISFDGCLTQMFFIHFLFVADSAVLLAMAFDRDMAISAPLRYATIFTSTVIGKIVAATLAHSFIIMFPPIFLLKRLHYCWINIITHTFCEHMGIARMSYSEISISVWFGLAAALLSTDLDIILITVSCIYILQAVFHLLSXDAWSKALITCSSHICVILLFYIPALFSVFAYRFGGSRIPHYVHILLANLYVVIPPMHSPIIYGVRTKQILERAKXMFSNLAKKYK; translated from the coding sequence ATGGCACAGGTGAGGTTTCTGCAGAAAATCATGGCCGTTCTATCTGCTAACAACACAGCTGCTGTGAACAACGCTGATACTTGCCTGGTGGGCTGCTTCCTTATTGACATCCCTGGGCTGGAGCACCTACACATCTGGCTCTCCATCCTCTTCCACACCATGTTTGTAGATGCTCTGGCAGGCAGTGGCATTTTAATTTGTGTCATCCTCTCCCAGCCAAGCCTGCAGGAGCCCATGTACATATTCCTGTCCATGTTGGTCAGTGCTGATATCTTGCTCTCCACTTCCACCATGCCCAAAGCACTGGCTAACTTCCGGCTAGGGAGCCAAATTTCCTTTGATGGCTGCCTCACCCAGATGTTCTTCATCCACTTCCTTTTCGTGGCTGACTCTGCAGTCCTCCTGGCCATGGCCTTTGACCGCGACATGGCCATCTCTGCCCCTTTGAGATACGCCACAATCTTCACCAGCACAGTCATTGGGAAGATCGTCGCTGCCACGCTGGCCCACAGCTTCATCATCATGTTTCCACCCATCTTTCTCCTGAAGCGCCTGCACTACTGCTGGATCAACATCATTACACATACATTTTGTGAGCACATGGGCATCGCCCGTATGTCCTATTCTGAGATCTCCATCAGTGTCTGGTTTGGGTTGGCAGCTGCTCTACTCTCCACAGACCTGGACATCATCCTTATCACTGTTTCCTGCATTTACATCCTCCAAGCTGTCTTCCACCTCCTTTCTTGAGATGCCTGGTCCAAAGCCCTGATTACTTGTAGCTCCCACATCTGTGTCATCCTACTCTTCTACATCCCTGCCCTCTTTTCTGTCTTTGCCTATAGGTTTGGTGGAAGCCGCATCCCACACTATGTCCATATCCTCCTGGCCAACCTCTATGTGGTCATCCCACCTATGCACAGTCCCATTATTTATGGAGTGAGGACCAAGCAGATTTTGGAAAGGGCTAAATAGATGTTTTCAAATCTTgccaagaaatataaataa
- the LOC103001892 gene encoding LOW QUALITY PROTEIN: ubiquilin-3-like (The sequence of the model RefSeq protein was modified relative to this genomic sequence to represent the inferred CDS: deleted 1 base in 1 codon): MAKSGEALPQGSPVPVQGPPLIKVTVKTPKDKEDFSVTDTCTIQQLKEQISQRFKAHPDQLILIFAGKILKDPDSLAQCGLRDGLSVHLVIKMQRHPVGTACPAASVPTAAPSPGSLPQPSSICPADRLPTSSLGVLTGLNGLGLTSGSFPDQPSSLVWQHVSVSEFVSQITDDPFIQGLLSNAGLVRQLVLDNPHMQQLIQHNPEIGHILNNPEIMRQTMEFLCNPAMMQEMMRSQDRALSNLESIPGGYNVLRTMYTDVMHPMLNAVQEQFGGNPFATTTTANATTSSSKPSRMENCDPLPNPWASTFAGSAGRRGRRPGDQDVSELRNRVSNILGNIRLYDYLQQLHESPLSLGTYLQGIASTLSPSQEPPPPPPPGSQVPPTSPSSQELESGQPLPKESVAIKGKPSCPSFLRYPTESSARRDGSQGGSGNGSTAHSTNKPDLVSRLERAANKVPFVPSPPSPTAATAGTPEHVWLPPPAYPRSLRPAGMNQAPQLQDEMRWQLPLLLHLQAAMANPRAMHALLQIEQGLQILAIEAPRLLLLFMPCLAGLGSMTGSTEPREGALMPADPPRAPAPEVPSARGSAELGLRSMPSSRCCKP; this comes from the exons ATGGCCAAAAGTGGAGAGGCCCTGCCACAGGGCAGCCCAGTGCCGGTCCAGGGTCCTCCCCTCATCAAGGTGACCGTGAAGACGCCCAAGGACAAGGAGGATTTCTCAGTTACAGACACTTGCACCATTCAGCAGCTGAAGGAACAGATATCCCAGCGCTTTAAGGCCCACCCTGATCAGCTGATCCTCATCTTTGCTGGCAAAATCCTCAAGGACCCTGACTCACTGGCACAGTGTGGGCTCCGAGACGGCCTCTCTGTCCACCTGGTCATCAAGATGCAGCGCCATCCTGTGGGCACTGCGTGCCCAGCTGCTTCAGTCCCTACTGCAGCCCCAAGCCCTGGATCGCTCCCTCAGCCAAGCTCCATTTGCCCAGCAGACAGGCTACCCACCTCTAGCTTAGGTGTCCTCACAGGCCTCAACGGGCTAGGCCTGACCTCTGGTAGTTTCCCCGACCAGCCAAGCTCACTGGTGTGGCAGCATGTGTCTGTGTCTGAGTTTGTGTCTCAGATCACTGATGACCCCTTCATCCAGGGTCTGCTGTCCAACGCAGGCCTGGTGCGCCAGCTGGTTCTTGACAACCCCCATATGCAGCAGCTGATCCAGCACAACCCTGAGATTGGGCACATTCTCAACAACCCTGAAATCATGCGGCAGACGATGGAGTTTCTATGCAACCCTGCCATGATGCAAGAGATGATGCGTAGCCAGGACCGGGCCCTCAGCAACCTGGAGAGCATCCCTGGTGGCTACAATGTGCTCCGTACCATGTATACAGATGTCATGCACCCAATGCTTAATGCAGTGCAGGAGCAGTTTGGTGGCAATCCCTTTGCTACCACCACTACTGCTAATGCTACCACCAGCAGCAGCAAACCTTCaaggatggagaattgtgaccctctccccaacccctgggcttcCACATTTGCAGGCTCAGCTGGTaggagaggcaggaggcctggggaccAGGATGTATCCGAACTTAGAAATAGGGTTTCCAATATTCTAGGTAATATAAGGCTCTATGACTATCTCCAGCAATTACATGAGAGCCCCCTGTCCCTGGGAACCTATCTGCAGGGGATTGCATCTACTCTCAGCCCAAGCCaagaaccaccaccaccaccaccaccaggaaGCCAAGTTCCCCCAACTTCACCCTCATCCCAGGAACTTGAGTCAGGCCAGCCTCTCCCCAAGGAGTCAGTAGCAATCAAGGGGAAGCCCTCCTGCCCCTCATTCCTGAGATATCCCACAGAGAGCAGTGCTAGAAGAGATGGAAGCCAAGGTGGTTCAGGGAATGGCTCCACTGCCCACAGCACCAACAAGCCTGATCTTGTCTCCAGGCTGGAGCGTGCTGCCAACAAGGTCCCATTTGTTCCTTCCCCACCTTCACCCACGGCAGCTACCGCTGGAACCCCTGAGCATGTCTGGCTGCCGCCACCAGCTTATCCAAGATCTCTGAGGCCAGCCGGAATGAATCAGGCCCCACAGTTGCAGGACGAGATGCGCTGGCagctgccactgctgctgcacCTTCAGGCAGCCATGGCAAACCCTCGTGCCATGCATGCCTTGCTGCAGATTGAGCAGGGTCTGCAGATCCTGGCTATTGAAGCCCCTCGCCTCCTCCTCTTGTTCATGCCTTGCCTAGCAGGGCTGGGAAGTATGACAGGAAGTACAGAGCCTCGAGAGGGTGCCCTTATGCCTGCGGATCCTCCCCGAGCCCCAGCTCCTGAGGTTCCCTCAGCACGAGGCTCTGCGGAGCTGGGCCTCCGCTCCATGCCCTCC TCCAGATGTTGCAAGCCCTAG